A section of the Gammaproteobacteria bacterium genome encodes:
- a CDS encoding adenylate/guanylate cyclase domain-containing protein, giving the protein MIDEEDLTIRAPERADVQMAVLFADLSGSTRMYELLGDAEAKFIITDSLGKLTQVVKEFDGRVVKTIGDELMCVFKTAHEAVMAGRQMIKAAADLQVPQTADTTGLLHLRVGTHYGPVIEERNDIFGDTVNVASRLVSLAKSNSFMASEAIAKALPEAFRHMVSFYDTVVIRGKARPLDVYQILTDASKTDETASFTKTTEITHGPLAKARLKLKVRGSNQTLEVSKQKPTVTIGRGRNNDVVLDHHMVSREHARIDYKHGSFYVSDFSSNGTYIELQGGTRTLLKKSDCNLAMNGVMYFGEEPSRKAKTALEFMLA; this is encoded by the coding sequence ATGATCGATGAAGAAGATTTGACAATTCGCGCCCCGGAGCGGGCCGACGTTCAGATGGCGGTGCTGTTCGCAGATCTGTCCGGTAGCACCCGCATGTACGAACTTCTGGGGGATGCCGAAGCCAAGTTCATCATCACTGACTCCCTGGGCAAATTGACGCAGGTGGTGAAGGAATTTGACGGCCGGGTGGTCAAGACCATCGGCGATGAGTTGATGTGTGTGTTCAAAACGGCGCATGAGGCGGTCATGGCCGGCCGGCAGATGATCAAGGCGGCGGCCGATCTGCAAGTGCCGCAAACGGCCGACACCACGGGTCTGCTGCACCTGCGGGTGGGTACGCATTACGGCCCGGTCATCGAGGAGCGCAACGATATTTTCGGCGACACGGTCAACGTGGCCTCGCGGCTGGTGTCCCTGGCAAAATCCAACAGCTTCATGGCCAGTGAAGCCATCGCCAAGGCCCTGCCCGAGGCCTTTCGCCACATGGTTTCCTTCTATGACACGGTGGTGATCCGCGGCAAGGCGCGGCCACTGGATGTGTATCAAATCCTGACGGATGCCTCCAAGACCGACGAAACGGCCAGTTTCACCAAAACAACGGAAATCACCCACGGTCCGCTCGCCAAGGCCCGCCTCAAGCTCAAGGTGCGCGGTTCCAACCAGACGCTGGAGGTCTCCAAGCAGAAGCCGACGGTCACCATCGGCCGGGGGCGCAACAATGACGTGGTTTTGGATCACCACATGGTATCGCGGGAACACGCGCGCATCGATTACAAACACGGCTCGTTCTATGTATCGGACTTCAGCAGCAACGGTACCTACATCGAACTGCAGGGCGGCACCCGCACCCTGTTGAAGAAATCCGATT